A genome region from Nitrososphaerota archaeon includes the following:
- a CDS encoding SagB/ThcOx family dehydrogenase has product MVGRRRFIKGILLLASSIIVAFSTLLIFTPQRKEGFVGGVVELPEPPKISMPVEEAIQRRRSIREYRHPIDLTRFSQLLSHSLGRAGNGYGALEAALNEIDVYVAVGEGKVEGVPAGIYLYLRDEHALKMLREGSFLKELASAAVNQVWVEEACFNIILFSDLERGVLREGVVELPHLCAGILGEKVYLAAVGLGLGCVVIGAFYDDRVKEIFKTAKTPLYIIPVGDRI; this is encoded by the coding sequence ATGGTTGGGAGGAGGCGCTTCATCAAGGGTATATTGCTGTTAGCCTCCTCTATTATAGTGGCGTTCTCCACGCTACTCATATTCACACCTCAGAGGAAGGAGGGGTTTGTTGGCGGGGTTGTAGAGCTTCCTGAGCCCCCTAAGATCTCTATGCCTGTAGAAGAGGCGATTCAGAGGAGGCGCTCTATTCGGGAGTATAGGCATCCAATAGATCTTACTAGGTTCAGCCAGCTGCTCTCTCACTCACTCGGCAGAGCCGGAAATGGCTACGGCGCTCTCGAAGCAGCGCTAAATGAGATCGATGTATATGTTGCTGTGGGTGAGGGTAAGGTTGAGGGTGTTCCAGCAGGCATCTACCTCTATCTTAGAGATGAGCACGCCCTCAAGATGCTTCGTGAAGGAAGTTTCCTTAAGGAGCTCGCTTCAGCAGCAGTAAATCAAGTGTGGGTTGAGGAAGCCTGCTTTAACATCATTCTCTTCTCTGATCTTGAGCGTGGTGTGCTGCGAGAAGGTGTTGTTGAGCTGCCTCATCTGTGTGCTGGTATCTTGGGTGAGAAGGTGTATCTGGCGGCTGTAGGGCTGGGGCTTGGATGTGTGGTCATAGGCGCCTTCTATGACGATAGAGTAAAGGAGATCTTCAAAACAGCAAAGACACCCCTCTACATAATACCAGTCGGTGACCGAATTTGA